A genomic window from Scophthalmus maximus strain ysfricsl-2021 chromosome 17, ASM2237912v1, whole genome shotgun sequence includes:
- the baiap2l1b gene encoding brain-specific angiogenesis inhibitor 1-associated protein 2-like protein 1b isoform X1 yields MSKGAEEVNRLTESTYKNVMDQFNPGLRNLVNLGKNYEKSVAAMTLAGKLYFDAMSKIGENAAVSPVSRELGVVLMEISEVHRKVHLELEENFKRFHREIIAELERKTDMDVKYMTATYKRYQMEHKMKQDSLERSQSDLKKLRRKSQGKNANKYENRESECLETLTSRQMDMQLFTADGCKEALLEEKRRFCFLVDKHCLFSYQFASFHDKARDILTAKLSSWQDQCNDATNMPESVLSMIEGLRAPVTITPLPSPSPSQRSLNIGSLMAPPLKPQTSPLANMFTQEKAATVTATTNNSTAHGNGEEKSLPRSMSVATGLNNIVERPRVRTIFPHAAGNNSTLLSFDEGDVIILLIPEERDGWMYGELEKNGKRGWFPSSYCLALSEPLMNDNSVSVAPYRSRSVVDLHHQDTETDEATMVLPPADYSDRSQRNAVKNSAVTTNNNHQHSPTPSAASSSSSDHNTAAQPNGISRPAAAYLAGGNPFATVRLRPTVTNDRSAPVI; encoded by the exons ATGTCGAAGGGCGCGGAGGAGGTGAACAGGCTCACTGAGAGTACATACAAG AATGTGATGGATCAATTCAACCCAGGACTGAGGAACCTGGTCAACCTGGGCAAGAACTATGAGAAATCAGTGGCCG CTATGACCCTGGCGGGAAAGTTGTATTTTGATGCAATGTCTAAGATTGGGGagaatgctgcagtgtctcctGTCTCCAGAGAATTAG GTGTAGTGCTGATGGAAATCTCAGAGGTCCACAGGAAGGTTCATCTTGAGCTGGAAGAAAAT TTTAAGAGGTTCCACAGGGAGATAATagcagagctggagagaaagacCGACATGGATGTCAAATACATGACA GCCACATATAAGAGGTATCAGATGGAGCACAAGATGAAGCAGGACTCCCTGGAGAGGTCCCAGTCAGACCTGAAGAAGTTGAGAAGAAAGAGCCAAGGCAAGAATGCCAACAAGTACGAGAACAGGGAGAGCGAG tgCCTGGAAACGTTGACGAGCCGTCAGATGGACATGCAGTTGTTCACCGCGGACGGCTGCAAGGAggctctgctggaggagaagagacgctTCTGTTTCCTGGTGGACAAACACTGTCTGTTCTCCTACCAGTTCGCTTCCTTCCATGACAAG GCCAGAGACATACTGACGGCGAAGCTGAGCAGCTGGCAGGACCAGTGCAACGACGCCACCAACATGCCAGAGAGCGTGTTGTCGATGATCGAGGGGCTGCGGGCGCCGGTCACCATCACACCGCTGCcatctccctccccgtctcagCGCAGCCTG AACATTGGCTCTCTGATGGCTCCGCCTCTGAAGCCTCAGACCAGCCCTCTGGCGAACATGTTCACCCAGGAGAAAGCTGCCACTGTAACCGCCACCACCAACAACAGCACAG CTCATGGGAACGGTGAGGAGAAAAGTCTCCCCAGGTCCATGTCTGTCGCGACGGGCCTCAACAATATCGTGGAGAGGCCTCGCGTGCGCACCATCTTCCCCCACGCTGCCGGCAACAACAGCACACTGCTCAGCTTCGACGAGGGCGACGTCATCATCCTGCTCATCCCCGAGGAGAGGGACGGGTGGATGTACGGTGAACTGGAGAAGAACGGAAA GAGGGGCTGGTTCCCTTCATCTTACTGCCTGGCGCTCTCGGAGCCACTCATGAATGACAACAG TGTGTCCGTGGCACCGTACCGCAGTCGAAGTGTGGTCGACCTGCACCATCAGGACACAGAGACGGATGAGGCGACCATGGTGCTCCCCCCGGCGGACTACAGTGACAGATCGCAGCGCAACGCGGTGAAGAACAGCGCCGTCACCACAAATAACAACCACCAGCACTCCCCCACGCCCTCtgcagcctcttcctcctcgtccgaTCACAACACG
- the baiap2l1b gene encoding brain-specific angiogenesis inhibitor 1-associated protein 2-like protein 1b isoform X2 translates to MSKGAEEVNRLTESTYKNVMDQFNPGLRNLVNLGKNYEKSVAAMTLAGKLYFDAMSKIGENAAVSPVSRELVLMEISEVHRKVHLELEENFKRFHREIIAELERKTDMDVKYMTATYKRYQMEHKMKQDSLERSQSDLKKLRRKSQGKNANKYENRESECLETLTSRQMDMQLFTADGCKEALLEEKRRFCFLVDKHCLFSYQFASFHDKARDILTAKLSSWQDQCNDATNMPESVLSMIEGLRAPVTITPLPSPSPSQRSLNIGSLMAPPLKPQTSPLANMFTQEKAATVTATTNNSTAHGNGEEKSLPRSMSVATGLNNIVERPRVRTIFPHAAGNNSTLLSFDEGDVIILLIPEERDGWMYGELEKNGKRGWFPSSYCLALSEPLMNDNSVSVAPYRSRSVVDLHHQDTETDEATMVLPPADYSDRSQRNAVKNSAVTTNNNHQHSPTPSAASSSSSDHNTAAQPNGISRPAAAYLAGGNPFATVRLRPTVTNDRSAPVI, encoded by the exons ATGTCGAAGGGCGCGGAGGAGGTGAACAGGCTCACTGAGAGTACATACAAG AATGTGATGGATCAATTCAACCCAGGACTGAGGAACCTGGTCAACCTGGGCAAGAACTATGAGAAATCAGTGGCCG CTATGACCCTGGCGGGAAAGTTGTATTTTGATGCAATGTCTAAGATTGGGGagaatgctgcagtgtctcctGTCTCCAGAGAATTAG TGCTGATGGAAATCTCAGAGGTCCACAGGAAGGTTCATCTTGAGCTGGAAGAAAAT TTTAAGAGGTTCCACAGGGAGATAATagcagagctggagagaaagacCGACATGGATGTCAAATACATGACA GCCACATATAAGAGGTATCAGATGGAGCACAAGATGAAGCAGGACTCCCTGGAGAGGTCCCAGTCAGACCTGAAGAAGTTGAGAAGAAAGAGCCAAGGCAAGAATGCCAACAAGTACGAGAACAGGGAGAGCGAG tgCCTGGAAACGTTGACGAGCCGTCAGATGGACATGCAGTTGTTCACCGCGGACGGCTGCAAGGAggctctgctggaggagaagagacgctTCTGTTTCCTGGTGGACAAACACTGTCTGTTCTCCTACCAGTTCGCTTCCTTCCATGACAAG GCCAGAGACATACTGACGGCGAAGCTGAGCAGCTGGCAGGACCAGTGCAACGACGCCACCAACATGCCAGAGAGCGTGTTGTCGATGATCGAGGGGCTGCGGGCGCCGGTCACCATCACACCGCTGCcatctccctccccgtctcagCGCAGCCTG AACATTGGCTCTCTGATGGCTCCGCCTCTGAAGCCTCAGACCAGCCCTCTGGCGAACATGTTCACCCAGGAGAAAGCTGCCACTGTAACCGCCACCACCAACAACAGCACAG CTCATGGGAACGGTGAGGAGAAAAGTCTCCCCAGGTCCATGTCTGTCGCGACGGGCCTCAACAATATCGTGGAGAGGCCTCGCGTGCGCACCATCTTCCCCCACGCTGCCGGCAACAACAGCACACTGCTCAGCTTCGACGAGGGCGACGTCATCATCCTGCTCATCCCCGAGGAGAGGGACGGGTGGATGTACGGTGAACTGGAGAAGAACGGAAA GAGGGGCTGGTTCCCTTCATCTTACTGCCTGGCGCTCTCGGAGCCACTCATGAATGACAACAG TGTGTCCGTGGCACCGTACCGCAGTCGAAGTGTGGTCGACCTGCACCATCAGGACACAGAGACGGATGAGGCGACCATGGTGCTCCCCCCGGCGGACTACAGTGACAGATCGCAGCGCAACGCGGTGAAGAACAGCGCCGTCACCACAAATAACAACCACCAGCACTCCCCCACGCCCTCtgcagcctcttcctcctcgtccgaTCACAACACG
- the baiap2l1b gene encoding brain-specific angiogenesis inhibitor 1-associated protein 2-like protein 1b isoform X3, giving the protein MSKGAEEVNRLTESTYKNVMDQFNPGLRNLVNLGKNYEKSVAGVVLMEISEVHRKVHLELEENFKRFHREIIAELERKTDMDVKYMTATYKRYQMEHKMKQDSLERSQSDLKKLRRKSQGKNANKYENRESECLETLTSRQMDMQLFTADGCKEALLEEKRRFCFLVDKHCLFSYQFASFHDKARDILTAKLSSWQDQCNDATNMPESVLSMIEGLRAPVTITPLPSPSPSQRSLNIGSLMAPPLKPQTSPLANMFTQEKAATVTATTNNSTAHGNGEEKSLPRSMSVATGLNNIVERPRVRTIFPHAAGNNSTLLSFDEGDVIILLIPEERDGWMYGELEKNGKRGWFPSSYCLALSEPLMNDNSVSVAPYRSRSVVDLHHQDTETDEATMVLPPADYSDRSQRNAVKNSAVTTNNNHQHSPTPSAASSSSSDHNTAAQPNGISRPAAAYLAGGNPFATVRLRPTVTNDRSAPVI; this is encoded by the exons ATGTCGAAGGGCGCGGAGGAGGTGAACAGGCTCACTGAGAGTACATACAAG AATGTGATGGATCAATTCAACCCAGGACTGAGGAACCTGGTCAACCTGGGCAAGAACTATGAGAAATCAGTGGCCG GTGTAGTGCTGATGGAAATCTCAGAGGTCCACAGGAAGGTTCATCTTGAGCTGGAAGAAAAT TTTAAGAGGTTCCACAGGGAGATAATagcagagctggagagaaagacCGACATGGATGTCAAATACATGACA GCCACATATAAGAGGTATCAGATGGAGCACAAGATGAAGCAGGACTCCCTGGAGAGGTCCCAGTCAGACCTGAAGAAGTTGAGAAGAAAGAGCCAAGGCAAGAATGCCAACAAGTACGAGAACAGGGAGAGCGAG tgCCTGGAAACGTTGACGAGCCGTCAGATGGACATGCAGTTGTTCACCGCGGACGGCTGCAAGGAggctctgctggaggagaagagacgctTCTGTTTCCTGGTGGACAAACACTGTCTGTTCTCCTACCAGTTCGCTTCCTTCCATGACAAG GCCAGAGACATACTGACGGCGAAGCTGAGCAGCTGGCAGGACCAGTGCAACGACGCCACCAACATGCCAGAGAGCGTGTTGTCGATGATCGAGGGGCTGCGGGCGCCGGTCACCATCACACCGCTGCcatctccctccccgtctcagCGCAGCCTG AACATTGGCTCTCTGATGGCTCCGCCTCTGAAGCCTCAGACCAGCCCTCTGGCGAACATGTTCACCCAGGAGAAAGCTGCCACTGTAACCGCCACCACCAACAACAGCACAG CTCATGGGAACGGTGAGGAGAAAAGTCTCCCCAGGTCCATGTCTGTCGCGACGGGCCTCAACAATATCGTGGAGAGGCCTCGCGTGCGCACCATCTTCCCCCACGCTGCCGGCAACAACAGCACACTGCTCAGCTTCGACGAGGGCGACGTCATCATCCTGCTCATCCCCGAGGAGAGGGACGGGTGGATGTACGGTGAACTGGAGAAGAACGGAAA GAGGGGCTGGTTCCCTTCATCTTACTGCCTGGCGCTCTCGGAGCCACTCATGAATGACAACAG TGTGTCCGTGGCACCGTACCGCAGTCGAAGTGTGGTCGACCTGCACCATCAGGACACAGAGACGGATGAGGCGACCATGGTGCTCCCCCCGGCGGACTACAGTGACAGATCGCAGCGCAACGCGGTGAAGAACAGCGCCGTCACCACAAATAACAACCACCAGCACTCCCCCACGCCCTCtgcagcctcttcctcctcgtccgaTCACAACACG